In Solanum pennellii chromosome 3, SPENNV200, a single window of DNA contains:
- the LOC107014597 gene encoding probable E3 ubiquitin-protein ligase RNF217 isoform X1, giving the protein MEVASSSSLGRKIIDIADDNDDVLVIYEIPKASKGKGKKFIEPISVENYLYSKPCCSGTKKVMIDLSDDEIEFLGTKCVQKSKRVSNIKSIVIDDDGDVNELFTCDICVDEKCVTEVFRIMGCSHSYCKECMAKYVGVKLQENSCRISCPVSGCKGQLEPYNCRSILPKEVFDRWGDVLCESMIMGSERFYCPFKDCSALLIDENGKDSVVIQSECPECRRLFCAKCKVAWHSGIVCAEFQKLNKDEREREDLQLMQLAKGQEWQRCPQCRIYVARASGCAQMVCRCGCSFCYKCGAKSANHHCTRCGILNRL; this is encoded by the exons atggaGGTGGCAAGTTCTTCTTCTTTGGGTAGGAAGATTATTGATATTGCTGATGATAACGATGATGTTTTAGTCATATATGAAATCCCAAAAGCTTCAAAAGGTAAAGGAAAAAAGTTTATTGAACCAATTtcagtagaaaattatttatattcaaaacCTTGCTGCAGTGGTACTAAAAAAGTGATGATTGATCTTTCTGATGATGAAATTGAGTTTTTGGGTACCAAATGTGTACAAAAATCGAAAAGGGTTTCGAATATCAAGTCGATTGTTAtcgatgatgatggtgatgtgAATGAGTTGTTTACTTGTGATATTTGTGTTGATGAAAAATGTGTTACTGAAGTTTTTAGGATTATGGGTTGTAGTCATTCTTATTGCAAAGAATGTATGGCTAAGTATGTTGGTGTTAAGCTTCAAGAAAATAGTTGTCGAATTTCGTGTCCTGTTTCGGGTTGTAAAGGGCAATTAGAGCCGTATAATTGTCGTTCGATTTTGCCTAAGGAAGTTTTTGATAGATGGGGAGATGTGTTGTGTGAGTCAATGATTATGGGGTCGGAGAGATTTTATTGTCCGTTTAAGGATTGTTCCGCGCTTTTGATTGATGAAAATGGTAAGGATTCTGTTGTGATTCAGTCTGAATGCCCGGAATGTAGGAGATTGTTCTGTGCCAAGTGTAAAGTTGCTTGGCATTCAGGGATTGTATGTGCAGAATTTCAGAAGTTGAATAAGGACGAGAGGGAAAGAGAGGATTTGCAGCTTATGCAACTTGCTAAGGGTCAAGAATGGCAGAGATGTCCGCAGTGTAGGATATATGTCGCGAGAGCTTCTGGTTGCGCTCAAATGGTTTGTAG GTGTGGATGTAGCTTTTGTTATAAATGTGGAGCTAAGTCAGCTAATCACCATTGCACACGCTGTG GTATATTGAACAGATTGTAG
- the LOC107014597 gene encoding probable E3 ubiquitin-protein ligase RNF217 isoform X2, producing the protein MEVASSSSLGRKIIDIADDNDDVLVIYEIPKASKGKGKKFIEPISVENYLYSKPCCSGTKKVMIDLSDDEIEFLGTKCVQKSKRVSNIKSIVIDDDGDVNELFTCDICVDEKCVTEVFRIMGCSHSYCKECMAKYVGVKLQENSCRISCPVSGCKGQLEPYNCRSILPKEVFDRWGDVLCESMIMGSERFYCPFKDCSALLIDENGKDSVVIQSECPECRRLFCAKCKVAWHSGIVCAEFQKLNKDEREREDLQLMQLAKGQEWQRCPQCRIYVARASGCAQMVCRCGCSFCYKCGAKSANHHCTRCGT; encoded by the exons atggaGGTGGCAAGTTCTTCTTCTTTGGGTAGGAAGATTATTGATATTGCTGATGATAACGATGATGTTTTAGTCATATATGAAATCCCAAAAGCTTCAAAAGGTAAAGGAAAAAAGTTTATTGAACCAATTtcagtagaaaattatttatattcaaaacCTTGCTGCAGTGGTACTAAAAAAGTGATGATTGATCTTTCTGATGATGAAATTGAGTTTTTGGGTACCAAATGTGTACAAAAATCGAAAAGGGTTTCGAATATCAAGTCGATTGTTAtcgatgatgatggtgatgtgAATGAGTTGTTTACTTGTGATATTTGTGTTGATGAAAAATGTGTTACTGAAGTTTTTAGGATTATGGGTTGTAGTCATTCTTATTGCAAAGAATGTATGGCTAAGTATGTTGGTGTTAAGCTTCAAGAAAATAGTTGTCGAATTTCGTGTCCTGTTTCGGGTTGTAAAGGGCAATTAGAGCCGTATAATTGTCGTTCGATTTTGCCTAAGGAAGTTTTTGATAGATGGGGAGATGTGTTGTGTGAGTCAATGATTATGGGGTCGGAGAGATTTTATTGTCCGTTTAAGGATTGTTCCGCGCTTTTGATTGATGAAAATGGTAAGGATTCTGTTGTGATTCAGTCTGAATGCCCGGAATGTAGGAGATTGTTCTGTGCCAAGTGTAAAGTTGCTTGGCATTCAGGGATTGTATGTGCAGAATTTCAGAAGTTGAATAAGGACGAGAGGGAAAGAGAGGATTTGCAGCTTATGCAACTTGCTAAGGGTCAAGAATGGCAGAGATGTCCGCAGTGTAGGATATATGTCGCGAGAGCTTCTGGTTGCGCTCAAATGGTTTGTAG GTGTGGATGTAGCTTTTGTTATAAATGTGGAGCTAAGTCAGCTAATCACCATTGCACACGCTGTGGTACTTAA
- the LOC107013831 gene encoding aquaporin NIP1-1-like produces the protein MADHQINVNGNINHGVSLNIKEDHDLNNHKESSSTSSFLTVPFIQKVIAEMIGTYFLIFAGCGSVVVNADKGMITFPGVAITWGLVVMVMVYSVGHISGAHFNPSVTIAFASVKRFPWKQVPAYVAAQVLGATLASGTLRLIFNGKHDHFAGTLPSGTDFQSFIVEFIITFYLMFVISGVATDNRAIGELAGLAVGATILLNVMFTGPISGASMNPARSLGPAIVSSHYKGLWIYLVSPTLGAIAGAWVYNIIRFTDKPLREITKSGSFLKSKNSST, from the exons ATGGCTGATCATCAGATTAATGTTAATGGAAATATTAATCATGGAGTAAGTTTAAATATTAAAGAAGATCATGATTTGAATAATCACAAAGAGTCTTCTTCAACCTCAAGTTTTCTTACTGTTCCTTTTATTCAAAAA GTGATAGCAGAAATGATAGGAacatattttttgatatttgctGGATGTGGATCAGTTGTGGTAAATGCAGATAAAGGGATGATAACATTTCCAGGAGTAGCCATAACTTGGGGCCTTGTTGTAATGGTTATGGTTTACTCTGTTGGCCATATTTCTGGTGCACATTTTAATCCTTCTGTCACTATTGCATTTGCCTCTGTCAAAAGGTTCCCTTGGAAACAG gtaccagcttatgtagcagctcaagTTCTTGGAGCAACCCTAGCAAGTGGAACTTTACGATTAATATTCAACGGAAAACACGATCACTTCGCCGGAACCCTACCGTCCGGCACCGACTTTCAATCCTTCATCGTTGAATTTATAATTACTTTTTATCTCATGTTCGTCATATCTGGTGTTGCAACCGATAATCGAGCT ATTGGAGAACTTGCTGGTCTTGCTGTGGGGGCAACAATTTTGCTTAATGTGATGTTTACCGG ACCGATATCGGGGGCATCAATGAATCCAGCAAGGAGTTTGGGCCCAGCAATAGTGTCAAGCCATTACAAAGGCCTATGGATTTATTTGGTTAGCCCAACACTTGGGGCCATTGCTGGTGCTTGGGTTTACAATATAATCAGATTTACTGACAAACCTTTGCGTGAAATAACCAAAAGTGGATCTTTTCTCAAGTCCAAAAATTCTAGTACTTAA